The sequence below is a genomic window from Lolium perenne isolate Kyuss_39 chromosome 4, Kyuss_2.0, whole genome shotgun sequence.
CAAATTGGGAGTAGTGAGCTAATCAAAAAAACTGGCACAAATATTTGAATGAACAACGGCTAAATTTCTAAATATTGGATCTCCTTTGTTCATACACAAGAGTCAAGTTATACAATGAAGTACCTAGACTTTCCGGTGGTTTTTGAAAACTGAAGTTAGAAAAAGGAAATCAAATGTAGACTAGGCAGTACCAAAAAATCGCTCTAAATAAACTCTAAACAGAACTTGTAGTAAAAAaagaaaaattaaaattaataacccAATTAATAAAGACGAGGAGGGGACTGGTCACCTCGGTCTTTCCGAACAGACCTCCAGCTTCCTGAGACTGACGGATCACTGGTCCGCTCCATAGGGGAATGGTAGGGTTTGGCAGCAGAGCCTCGATGGAGCTCAGGTTGGGGCCTCGCCGGCGTTCCCCCCGGATGCTAGCCCTAGTAGGCGACGGAGCGGATCTCATCAGCACTCTCCCCGACGACCTGCTACTCCTCGTCCTCGCCCGCCTGggatgcgccgccgccgccgcacgcaccGGCGTCCTCTCTCGCCGGTGGCGCGGCCTCTGGGCACGCCTCCGCCGGGTCGTCTTCAACGACGTCGCGCTCCACTCGCTCGAAGCTGCGCTCGGCTGCATCCCTCCTCCCCCGCCCGCGGTTTCCCTCCTCCAAATCCGCTTCCCCATGCCGCGCGGGCGCGTCCCCAAGAAGCAGCTGGTGGACACCAACCGCGTCAACTCGTTGCTCCGCGCCGCCGCGCGGCTCGACCCGGAGGAGTTCTTCTTGGCCTTTCCCTGGGACCTATTCCAAGCCCACggtcttcgcctcctcctcgaccTGCCTTGCTTCCACCGTGCCACCTCCATCGAGGTCGAGCTGGATCTTTGTTGCACTATCCGCTGCGTGCCAGCCGGCGGTGAGTTCTCCGCACTCGAGAGGCTGTCCCTGTGTTCCTGCACCGCCGATCTCGACGCCTTGCTCTCCCGCTGCCCGCTATTGCGGACGCTCCGGCTCACTGACGTTCGGTTCCATGACGATGTCATGAGTGTCAACTCACCACTGCTGCAGGAGCTTATTGTGGTCCATGGGAGATTTGTAGACCATGTCAACATTGTTGCCCCCATGCTAACACAATTGACCATGTTCTTTGAAATCTTCCATACACATAGTATTTCCATCTTGGCACCAATGATGGAGAAGTTCTCGTGGGGATGTTATTTATATGGGAACCAAGCTACGTTTGGTGTTTGGATACTCAGGAAGCTGAGTCTAAATACGGCAGAGGGGCAAGGGCAGCTCTCTTCGCTGCACGTGAATGCCTGTGTTCCCACTCGTGTTCAATTTTCTGCAATCTTTGGGTAAACTAAATTCTGTGcatgacatatatcctcaaaaacTGTTTTTTCAGAGCCCGTCTACTAATTTTTACGGTGAAACGGACAACCTTGAGCAGCAGATAGTGAAGCATATGATTGTTCCCTTCTATGTTCTGGAGCTACACCTCACAACAAAGGAGCACGTTTACGGAGCATTTGTGGTTCATCTCCTTGGGATAAATCGAATTCATTGTGTTATGCAAAGGCTTAAGGTCAACCTACAGAGACCAGAGGTATTTCTCTGCTCTTATTGTGTATCTCAGTAATACAGAGTGTAGTAGTTCACATATACCTCATTTGTTTTAGGAAAACGAAGAAGGATGCCTACCACACTGTCGCTGTGATTCTCCGAACTGGAAATCCCAAACTATCTCTTTGACTTCTCTCGAAGAAGTAGAAATCACAGGCTTTGATGGAGAGGATCATGAGTTTGATTTGTTGAAATTGATACTCAGATGTGCACCAATTCTGAAAAGAATAATTTTGAAGCTGTCACAGGAGGCCTCGGAAAGTAATGACAGATGTGCCAAAATATACAATATCTTAAGGGTGCATTCTTCCGTGGAATGCTCTATTTATCTTAGCTCTGGTGAGTATATGTTTGGCATCACAATTAGCATGCTCCTAGATGAAACAGAGATATAATTTTTAATCCTTCTAGGATTTTTCGAAACCTAATGTCAAGCTTTTATTGGAATGTTGTTGCTTTGATTGTTAATTCTTGTAGTTTTGTCGAAAATGTGTCGTTGGCATGCCATATAAAGTTTGGTTGTGCATGCGTCCCATTTATTAGCTAAATAAACATGTATATTTCCACTGAATTTTTGTGCCCACACCCTCAGAAGTAGAAACTGAATGCCTGAATGGTAGAGTGGGTGATAAGAAAATAGCATTATGCTTATGCAGGCTTCCTTACCTTAGTTGACATTTTGATTTATGTAATCTTCTCTATTGATGATTCCCTTCTGTTTTGCATCTGTATTCGAGTTTCTAGGTTAGCTGAAGTTGTCTTTCTTAATTAATTGGCATTGGCCTTTGACACTAATAGTTTCAGTTAAACTTTGTTCAGCAATTACTCTGTTCTTTGTTTCTTCTGTCAGCATCTACTTCATTTTATTTGCCAATGACAACATTCTTTACACATACAGCAACATTGACAGCAACTACATTTTTGTATCATGATATTGACTGGAGATGATTTTCGATATGCCTTCTCTGCAGGGTTAATACATGGCAGCCAGAATTGCACATTGACATGATTCTCATCCTTACATTGGCGATTCATGGTGGGTATCGACAAGATCATCTTTTTCCCATCCTTTTCATGTTGTCTAGAATCTCTAGGGTGGATGAAATTTTACATGCCAAATATAAAGCCTGGTTGTGCATGTATCACATTTGTTTCCTGTATATGCTATATTGGCACTGAATTTGTCTGCGCACACCCTCAATGTCTTTTTATCAAAATGGACGCTGAGTGGTAGAGTAGTTGATAATTATTTCAAAATTCTCTGCAGGCCTCCTTATCTTAGTTGCCCTTTGGTTTTATGTAATCTTCTCGATTGATTATGCTCTTATGTTTTTTTGCATATGTACTCAAGTAGCAAAAACCGAGTTTCTATATTAACTGAACTTTGTTGTCTGATCTGGAGTTGTCTTCTCTGAATTTTCATTGGCCTTGGATTTGACACCAGTTATAGTTCCGTTCAAGTCTTTTTGGCAAGTAGTTTGCTATTTCTGTTTGCTCTCACCACCTAGTGTGTTTTAATAGCCAGTGAAAATTATGTATGCATGCTACGATACTAACCAGAGCTAGTTTCAATTTGCTTCCTCTGTAGGTTAATTCATGGCAATCAAAATTCTCCCTCGACAGATTCTTACTGTTACATTTCTGGATCCATGGTGTGAATCGACAAGATCATCCTTTCCCATGATGACAACCTTCTTATGATATCATTTGGTTTTAGAATTTGTCCTGCTTGCTGCAACCATTAGAAAAGGTGTTGTTTTGGCAGTGCACTGCCTCTGTTTGCTAGGAGTATTGTACCCTTAGTTATATTCATTTGTTGAAGTGGCACAAATTATTTTGCTCAACCTAGGTCAGCTATGTGCTCCAAGTGATCTCTGTTTCGACGCTGACTGAAGGAGATTAGCTCGCTCTCTTATCCTGAGAATCACGTTATGTTTCATCTCTTGTCTGAACTACTGCATTATGTATGTTGAACAGGTTATTTGTTTCGGAATATGGTTTCTTTGTGAAGTCCGTAGCGAGAGTTTTCCCGTTTAATAGTAGGGAgagtttttatttcaaaatttcaCCATGGTTGCTCTGAGCAAACCGAAACCCAGTTTGCTGATGACATTTAGCGAGTCAGTTATTTCTCTGAATGATCATGGTTGATGGTGCGCATTCTCCCCACCCGAATTTGATTCCAGGCATTTCTCTGAATGCTGATTGCTCTTTTCAAAGGTCGCTGCCGTGGCCTTGTTCAGCAGCGCCACCGTGACGGTTTTAGTCCAAGCATCACTACAAGCAAAATACCCAAAGCAGCATTGTCCCGCCCTTGCACCTCCAGTATGCACTAATCCTGGATTCACACTGAAGCATGCTCATAtgattcgaattttgatctggtcCTGGTCTGATTTGAATGAAATTCGTATTGCAAAGCAGCTGCTCATGTCACACTGAAACTGAAAAAAAAAATCGTCAGTTAACTTTTTTATTTGCAGTAGCTACAGAGTAACACGTCCATGGTAAGTTTTCTTCTACGCATGTTTTGCTCCAAGCCTGCGCTGGAATTGGGGAATTTTATTTTTTGCCCCtatttacttttttttttttgcgattcAGATAGCTTTATTGATTAATTGATAGGATTACAATCACTCCTTAGAGTATCTGCGAGGAAGCCAGGATTATAATTGATCCATAGGCACATCCTCCTATCAGAACTAGCTCGTTGAGCACATAAGTGGGCAGCACGATTCGCATCTCGCCCAATGAAACTAATGCTACAGCTAGAAAAAGCTATCTTAGACTCTGCTATCTCCTGACAAATAGCCATGATCTCCGACCGGTTTGACCCGTCTCCATTGCAAAGATTCACCACCTCCTTTGAATCACTTTCGATTATGACACTCGTATATCCTCTCTCCATAGCCAAGTTAACGCCTTCTCTGATTGCCATGGCCTCCATGACGCGTGCATTCGCCGCGTGTTCTTGCCATCTCGCTTGAGCCCTAATCAGGTTACCTAGGTGATCTCTCACAACCAACCCTGTAGTGCCAGACATAGAATCCTGAATAAAACTTGCATCGGTATTGATTTTCACTGTACCCTCATCTGGTGGCTTCCACTTCACTTTAGGCTTTGGtgttttcttctctttttctttgccccTATTTACTTTGCCATTCTATCTTTTGCCCTCTTTTACTTTGAGCTTTATTTTTTGCCCCTTATTTCTCTGCCACTTTACGATTTGCCCTTTTGCATCAATCTGaatttgtttcttttcttttgaggATACAGAACAAATTTGGTGGACGATTGTACCCTGGCTGAATCTAACCCAAAACAAAGCCATGTCTCGCTATTCCCCTTACCTGAAGAACACTACTAGTTCGCAGAGCGTTGCCGCCGGCTCCGTCGCTCGCAGCTGCACCTTCCCGCCCATCATTGCACCTTCGCCACTCACAGCACATGATTTCCAGGAGATGGACGAGGGAGCCAGGGCGCTGTCATATACGAGGTGCGCGACGGGAGCTGACAGCAGCGCCCCTGATGTAAGCGGCTGCCTCGTGAAGTACGGACGCGCAGGGCCTGCCGACGCGGTGTTCATCTGCAGAATTTTTTTGGGGAGGGCTCGGTTCTTCTGTTGGCGGAGATGGGGCTCCTGGCGACGCGACGACGAGGAGAACGCCAGATTTGGACGCGGATGGGCGTGACCGTGTGGGACTCTTGCAGGGAGGTCggggaggaggagggaggcggcggaAATGGAAGGAGGACAAGGGAGGTGGGGAAGATGAGGATGACCGCCGCCTCCTAGTCGGGGGCGACACGACGAGCTGCTCGCTGAGATGGGGAAGAAACAACGAGCAGGGCATGTCTGTCTTTGTGCAATAGGCCCAAGTCAACCGGGGCAAATCATAAAGTGCCAAAGAAATAAGGGGCAAAAAATAAAGCCCAAAGTAAAAGAGGACAAAAGATAGAGTGACAAAGTAAACAGGGGCAAAAAATAAAATTCCCCGCTGGAATTATGCTTATATACTACAGTAGTATGAAACAAATTAGCACCTTGGTTTGTTCATCTTTATAACTTGAGAATTCCTTTCCCCTTCCTCTCTTTTCTCAACTATATACTGCAGTACTGCAGCATATCTTTTCTCAACTGCAGGATAAACATAGTAAGAGTTTCGTCACAATCCATGCTGGTGTTGTTATCATCAACGGTGATCTTTCGCCCTCCCGGCTTCAAGAAAGGAGCCGCTCCTGCGGCAGTGGCTAACGTGCGCAGCGGGCGTCAAATAGGAAACACCGCTTGGTCCTCAGTTGTTTTGTCATAACGATGGGCCGGTAAAGTTGGGAGTCGCTGAAGTTGATATGGGCTGCAAAGTACCTGGCCCATTTGATGTTTTGTATTGGGAGGACTTTTGTTTTGGGAGGATATAAATGCTTGGGTCTGGTCGCATTCCCGCCGTCGCCCGCGCCGCCGGCATACCACTGCGGCAGTACCAGCTGCattttggccgccgccgccagaCTTGTCAAGGAAAAACGTGGAGATGAGCACACATGGAGTATATAGCCAAACTATCGAAGCTACGGAACACGGTCGCCGTTTTTTGTTGTGTCCTTGCTAGTCTTCAGAGAGAGAGCAGTAGAAAATTGACCACGAATTCCCATCCGTTGTGGCTCCCGAGGATCCCAAATCCGAGAAGATAATGTATTGCGTAGCCCCCGTCCTAGCTACGACGAAAAACTGGAGCAAGAACTACTTCAGCTGCAGCCTGCAGTGTATATATAGCTTTGCACGATCGTACGCGTGGAGTTGGAATATTCGTGTTAACACAATGACACCACTTACTCCGTTCTAAAATACAAGTCACCATACGTTTTAAGGTAGAACTTTGACTGACAATCTGGTCAACAAAATATGAGTTACATGTTAAACATACCATTGTATTCATATCTAAAAGTTTTCGGAACAATATATATTTAGTGTCTCATAGCTTATATTTTTTATTAATGAAATTATTGATCGAAATTTTGCCTCGAAATATGAAGTGGCCAAAGGAAGCGAGTACGTACTTCGGTTTAGACTACTCATAGTACTAGATATatatagtaacatcacacatctcaagatgTTTTAGTGACATGGCAtgataataaatgaagaaagaaatTTATGTGGCTAGGTGTGTTATCATAACATCACACACACAAGACAACATAAATCTACAACATAACACAATGCATGAAAGTTACTTCACACTATGGAGTTAGTAACATGATAGTAACataatgttactagtctaagttactccggaCGCGAACAATGTGAATCCGGGTGGCACGTGCACCCCATTATGAGAAATTCTAAAGATTGCTATttcaaaatttcagaaaaaattgaaaaaaatgcaTGCATGTATGTCCTATGTTGACACTTATGTGTGCAGATTTTGGTATAAAAATCCAATCATGTGTGACCTACACATAAATGTGACAACGGAATTTCCTATTTCCGTGTCATTTGGACATTTTTTATTTTCATATAAGCCACATACAATCgtatttttccgtgaaaacttaaagaagtaagtatcaacataatgtacataaaaaatatttattctattttttagatttttaaatagcattttttgcAACATCGAAGAAAACGGGTGCACGTGCACCTGGATTTATCGTGATATTTTCGAAGTTACTCTCCACTATTTTCCAATATTCGGTCACTCTTACACGGTTTTCTGTCAGAACCGAAGAACGGCAAGTGCTGGGCAGGCTATGGTCTCTCCACCGGAACCATCGGACCGGCAAGCAAAAAACTGGTCCCACCTTACTACTATGACAGACCGTAGCAAAGCACGCATGGAATGCAATACTACGTCTTAATCAGACTGGTAGACGATGTTTAGCAATTGTCGTCAAACCGTGAGCATAGCGTCTCGTACTCTCATGCCTGCCGAATATCTCCAGTGCCGGGCAGTGGCCTCCTTGCTTAATTACTTTACATGTCTTGCATGGAAGTGGTTCAGTCGTGCTGCTGAAACAGCACATGATTCCCCATTTCTGTCCACGAAGAGGAACCTTCAGAAATAGAAGGCAGGCGGCCGGAGGATGCCGACCTGTGCGCGCGGTCATGCATTGTGGCTTGGCTTCTGGTCGCGGTGGCTGGGGTCGCGCTCACGCATGTTCATCGAGCGgtccatgattttttttttttgagggcgaTCGGTCCATGGTTTTGTTTGTGCATGTGGAGACTCACCGACGCGATATCCTAGGCCTTCGCCGCATGCGCCACCGAACGCTGAGCCAGTGGCGCTTTTGGGTCTTGCATCGATTATTTCCGTCGCCCACATCCCCCACGCATGTTGGCGTACGTCGTGGTACTTTTGCGTCGTCGACAGTGACGGGAGGTCGGGGTAGCACGAGCCGGGTGCGCCGCTGCGGGAGTGGCCTTGATTGGTGCTCCTAATCTGCGGAGGGAACGGGCGGTGGGAGGATCCGACCCATGGAGGGCGCCATAGTGTACGTGCCACAGGGTAGCGGTGAAGTTATACTCAACCACTCGATAGAGTATTAAATATAGGAGACCGAGCCGCCGACTTTTAGGGTTCCTGTGATTTataggataggaaaaacataggaatGGGAAAATCAAAGGGTTGGGATGTTATTCACTTGAATCCTATGGAAAGCTAAAGTGTGTTTAATTGTAGCAaaagaatttttccatgaggtatgacctaatggttCCTATGGGATTTACACAACAAGTTTCCTATAGGATTAAtttctataggatatgttcctatgaattaaacaactTGTATAGAAAAATTTCTCATAGAATTTAAATTCTACATAAtttctttataaatcctttgaatcaaaggagcccttacaaGTTTTACTCCTCTAAATCCTACATGAGTTTGGCTTGGTGGGGTTTAGATGAACATAACTGATTTTTTAGTCCCCTAACCGTTTATATGGATCGGGTAGATATGCCCTTAGTCAGATTTTCAAGATCAAATTCGTTAAAATCAGTCTGTTCAGTCACTCTGACTAGTATATCCATGTCCATGAGAGTTTTCTGTCGGAACAGCAGAACGGCAAAGTGCTGGCCATCAGGTTATGGTTTTCACCGGAACTATCGGACCGGCACGCAAACACGGGTCCTGCCTGACCACGACACACAGCGACAGCCCTGCGGGATAGTACGTCTTGATCAGACAGGTCAAGGCCGGTGAAAGATGTTTTtcgctaagagcatccccactcgttggcgctccccacgcccaaatccggacgaaactaccgccggattggacgaaattaaggcgTAGGGAGTAccatatttccagtcgtccacccggagttcggcggatagagtttaaattcaaacaaattgccgtcccgcgctacaagtacggccagttgatcggcaaaaggagcaaaaggatcagccacagatcggcgatcggagggaaattacacggagacaggctcgtcggcagtcccggccggcacggcggtgtccgacggaccagtttcctcacacgcaGCCGCAGTCgaagcagcggcagtggacgtcgaagcagccgcagtcgacgaggtagatggtgagatagacgaggtaggagccggcggagacgacgtagtggctcggaggatgtcgttgcggtggccctggtaccaattcctcgtctcctcgtccatcagttccatgtcgccgccgcccatgaggaacgccaagtctgtgttcctcttcttcgccgccaccgtcgtcttcagcagggcgatccgggcgccttggttggcgagcatctcccgccacctgccgtcgaacttgtcgttcctcccgtcggcgtgcgatctcaagtcggcccagcacttgtccatcgacgcctgcatcctgtcggcgggattgtACGTCCGTttgagctctttctgcttcttctggccgagctcagggcgcccttccgccacgcaagccgccggagcgtcggggttgtactgctcggtcttgcttTTCGAGAGGGACGTGCGaacttccttccacttctcgcacttctcgaggcgggcgtagacgttgaggaacttgaactgcaggccggtgtcgtccgtgtacatgtccaaagctcggcgcagctggggaaaaaagagcacggcgatacgggtcagctaacgacgatgtacctcggtgGTGTAGGGCCGGCGGAGCATACCCtttgctccaagtcgtggccgctgatcggccgtttgtcgatctcctcctgtacgccgtgccatttgctgcacgccgtctgcatgatcccccaatgggtggccattgccttgtctccccggtacacgttcatgttcgtcttgttgaagtagggatcgacgagctTACGTTTCTCGTACGCCTGCCTCACTCGAAACCAGtatgtgtcgaacgactgattggccccgattatgccgttcgtggacacggccatccaagcttcggcgaggcactcctcttccttcggcgtccatttgatacgcggttcggcaggcggcgagtccttcttcctcttcttgttccccttcgacaggttggcggcggcttcagttggctcttcttcttcctcgccttcttcttcgacggcttggcttccgtcggcaacatcctcccgatgctcgttgcgcgtcgccacagctgccgtcgccctcgtctcctcttgcgtgaagaaccccgggcacgcagcggcggcggtcatgaagaaccccgggctcgcagcggcggcggcggagccggaggtgatcatctcgtggatctcctcttcgttcggcgccgccatcgcaccgaacgcgagcggccctcgtcgcagggccggcgaggtgccctcgaacaggccgccgccgccgacgacaagctcgggcggcgacggtgtgggcttggacggttggacgtaggcgccctcttggaacacggcagtcggcgacggcgagtacagcgaaggcgagaaggaagacggggaacttgttgtaccttgcgtcggccattggccggggaacatgccgCCGCTATAGGCCATGCT
It includes:
- the LOC127297053 gene encoding uncharacterized protein, coding for MVGFGSRASMELRLGPRRRSPRMLALVGDGADLISTLPDDLLLLVLARLGCAAAAARTGVLSRRWRGLWARLRRVVFNDVALHSLEAALGCIPPPPPAVSLLQIRFPMPRGRVPKKQLVDTNRVNSLLRAAARLDPEEFFLAFPWDLFQAHGLRLLLDLPCFHRATSIEVELDLCCTIRCVPAGGEFSALERLSLCSCTADLDALLSRCPLLRTLRLTDVRFHDDVMSVNSPLLQELIVVHGRFVDHVNIVAPMLTQLTMFFEIFHTHSISILAPMMEKFSWGCYLYGNQATFGVWILRKLSLNTAEGQGQLSSLHVNACVPTRVQFSAIFG
- the LOC139830268 gene encoding uncharacterized protein; protein product: MRERDPGDGDQEPQCVTARAHGSPSPSPAGLLFLQVPAYEKRKLVDPYFNKTNMNVYRGDKAMATHWGIMQTACSKWHGVQEEIDKRPISGHDLEQRLRRALDMYTDDTGLQFKFLNVYARLEKCEKWKEVRTSLSKSKTEQYNPDAPAACVAEGRPELGQKKQKELKRTYNPADRMQASMDKCWADLRSHADGRNDKFDGRWREMLANQGARIALLKTTVAAKKRNTDLAFLMGGGDMELMDEETRNWYQGHRNDILRATTSSPPAPTSSISPSTSSTAAASTSTAAASTAAACEETDCQSKFYLKTYGDLYFRTE